From one Nonomuraea polychroma genomic stretch:
- a CDS encoding ATP-binding protein, which yields MSSVVLLPYAPSSVAVARQRLSTDLQECGVFSTAIDDAVLVVSELLSNALRHAHPLPSGMVRVAWLRSDDHIEVAVSDGGAATEPRAGRPTLSSLGGRGLGIVEYVAESWGVRHDGDTTTVWAILPAPKGAMNGQVAALKEAG from the coding sequence GTGTCAAGCGTGGTGCTGCTGCCGTACGCGCCGTCCAGCGTTGCCGTTGCCCGCCAGCGTCTGAGCACTGACCTGCAGGAATGCGGGGTCTTTTCCACGGCGATCGACGATGCGGTGCTGGTGGTGAGCGAGTTGCTGAGCAACGCGCTGCGGCACGCGCATCCGCTGCCGTCGGGGATGGTGAGGGTCGCCTGGCTGCGCAGCGACGATCACATCGAGGTGGCGGTCAGCGACGGGGGTGCGGCGACCGAGCCGCGCGCCGGCCGCCCGACCCTTTCCTCGCTGGGGGGCCGGGGGCTCGGCATCGTGGAATATGTGGCGGAGAGCTGGGGCGTGCGTCACGACGGGGACACCACGACGGTGTGGGCCATCCTGCCCGCCCCCAAAGGAGCGATGAACGGGCAGGTCGCAGCGCTCAAAGAGGCCGGCTAG
- a CDS encoding YidC/Oxa1 family membrane protein insertase: protein MREGLMIDSLVTFVIGMAGGNAALAIVLFTVAVRLLLLPLNVRQARTVKIRERLAPKLRDLQKRFARNPERLMRETRALYAKEGSSPFAGFLPMLTQLPFMWLMYRVATHPTALAGHDLFGAPLGHQVAGVVANYGLVSGPFLVFVLVIVLITAVAWLSARQIKVPEEQPELMRRIMRLLPYGSVLAALVLPLAAGLYLLVSTAWATGERAVLASRPL from the coding sequence TTGAGGGAAGGGCTCATGATCGATTCTCTTGTCACGTTCGTCATCGGCATGGCCGGGGGCAATGCCGCGCTCGCGATCGTGTTGTTCACCGTGGCCGTGCGGCTCTTGCTGCTGCCGCTCAACGTGCGCCAGGCCCGTACGGTGAAGATCCGCGAGCGCCTCGCGCCCAAACTTCGCGACCTGCAGAAACGCTTCGCGCGTAATCCCGAGCGATTGATGCGGGAGACGCGGGCGCTTTACGCCAAGGAAGGCAGCTCGCCGTTCGCCGGGTTCCTGCCGATGCTGACGCAGTTGCCGTTCATGTGGCTGATGTACCGGGTGGCCACGCATCCGACCGCGCTGGCCGGTCACGATCTGTTCGGGGCGCCGCTGGGGCATCAAGTGGCCGGCGTGGTGGCTAATTACGGTCTGGTCAGCGGCCCGTTTTTGGTCTTTGTTCTGGTCATCGTGCTGATCACAGCGGTGGCATGGCTGTCGGCGAGGCAAATCAAGGTTCCGGAGGAGCAGCCCGAGCTGATGAGGAGGATCATGCGGCTGCTGCCGTACGGCTCTGTGCTGGCCGCGCTCGTGCTCCCGCTGGCGGCGGGTCTCTATCTGCTGGTGTCCACGGCGTGGGCGACAGGGGAGCGGGCCGTGCTGGCTAGCCGGCCTCTTTGA
- a CDS encoding DUF6412 domain-containing protein — MTLFLLDPWLVGITMMAILLLAAWAAALLPVLSGEPPSFPLSYARRTAFQRQRDPDAAGRPRPRAP, encoded by the coding sequence TTGACACTGTTCCTGCTTGATCCGTGGCTGGTCGGGATCACCATGATGGCGATCCTGCTGCTGGCCGCGTGGGCGGCCGCGTTGCTGCCCGTCCTCAGCGGGGAGCCGCCGAGCTTTCCGCTGTCCTACGCGCGCCGTACGGCGTTCCAGCGCCAGCGCGACCCGGACGCGGCCGGACGCCCGCGTCCACGAGCCCCATAG
- a CDS encoding response regulator transcription factor, translated as MNTRILVVDDDPTVSEVVARYLERDGHEVECVGDGAEALRRALAHPPDLMVLDLMLPKIDGLQVCRKLRERWPVPVIMLTALGEEIDRVVGLETGADDYVTKPFSPRELALRVQSVLRRARGASVTGGTGVLRDGDLMVDVGAHEVRLREDEIMLTAREFDLLAYLMRNPRQAFSRSALLNQVWGWSFGDSSTVTVHVRRLREKIEPDPTAPRRIVTVWGVGYRYEPLEDGG; from the coding sequence GTGAACACGCGCATCCTGGTGGTCGATGACGATCCGACGGTCTCCGAGGTCGTCGCCCGCTATTTGGAGCGCGACGGGCACGAGGTCGAGTGTGTGGGCGACGGCGCGGAGGCGCTGCGCAGGGCGCTGGCGCACCCGCCGGATCTCATGGTGCTCGATCTCATGCTGCCCAAGATCGACGGGCTGCAGGTGTGCAGGAAGCTGAGGGAGCGCTGGCCGGTGCCGGTGATCATGCTGACCGCGCTCGGTGAGGAGATCGACCGCGTGGTGGGCCTCGAGACCGGGGCCGACGATTACGTGACCAAGCCGTTCAGCCCGCGCGAGCTGGCGCTGCGCGTGCAGTCCGTGTTGCGGCGGGCCAGAGGCGCCTCCGTGACCGGCGGGACCGGGGTGTTGCGTGACGGTGACCTCATGGTGGACGTGGGAGCCCACGAGGTGCGGTTGCGCGAGGACGAGATCATGCTGACGGCCCGGGAGTTCGACCTGCTGGCGTACCTCATGCGCAACCCCCGCCAGGCCTTCAGCCGCTCGGCGCTGCTCAACCAGGTGTGGGGGTGGTCGTTCGGCGACTCCTCCACGGTGACCGTGCACGTACGGCGGCTGCGGGAGAAGATCGAGCCGGATCCGACCGCGCCGCGCAGGATCGTCACGGTGTGGGGGGTCGGGTACCGGTACGAGCCCTTGGAAGACGGCGGCTGA
- a CDS encoding sensor histidine kinase, whose protein sequence is MGTELWMVVAVAAGLGLLVALAGVWVMGRLRTKSIGVMLAVVVVVAVAATLAGVVAIIMKMIIEGPVKDFVLSVVAVGGLVGLGVAFVLAKRVVRESRRLVDAVRDMPFVAPQGLPAELQTIANTLEEAYARERALEGARRELVAWVSHDLRTPLAGMRAMAEALEDGVVSDPETVARYHGQIKLEVERLSAMVDDLFELSRIHAGALRLSRARIGLADLVADTLAGAEPLARAKGVMLTAEAAETVPVEADAGALGRALGNLVVNAIRHTPSDRTVVLRAGVDEGMACLSVTDCCGGIPDDDLPRVFEVAFRGEAARTPTADGGAGLGLAIAQGIVEAHNGVIGVVNDGPGCRFEIRLPLVSG, encoded by the coding sequence ATGGGTACGGAGCTGTGGATGGTCGTGGCCGTGGCCGCCGGGCTCGGGCTGCTGGTGGCGCTCGCCGGCGTCTGGGTGATGGGCCGGCTGCGTACCAAGTCCATCGGGGTGATGCTGGCCGTGGTCGTGGTGGTCGCCGTGGCCGCCACCCTGGCGGGCGTCGTGGCGATCATCATGAAGATGATCATCGAGGGGCCGGTCAAGGACTTCGTGCTGAGCGTGGTGGCCGTCGGCGGGCTGGTGGGGCTAGGGGTCGCGTTCGTGCTGGCCAAGCGGGTGGTGCGGGAGAGCAGGCGGCTGGTGGACGCCGTACGGGACATGCCCTTCGTGGCCCCGCAGGGACTGCCCGCCGAGCTGCAGACGATCGCGAACACGCTGGAGGAGGCGTACGCGCGGGAACGGGCCCTGGAGGGGGCGCGGCGCGAGCTCGTGGCCTGGGTGAGTCACGACCTGCGGACGCCGCTGGCCGGCATGCGGGCCATGGCGGAGGCGCTGGAGGACGGGGTGGTGTCGGACCCCGAGACCGTCGCGCGCTATCACGGCCAGATCAAACTGGAGGTCGAGCGGTTGTCCGCCATGGTGGACGACCTGTTCGAGTTGTCGCGCATCCACGCCGGGGCCCTGCGGCTCTCCAGGGCCCGGATCGGGCTCGCCGACCTCGTCGCCGACACTCTGGCCGGTGCCGAGCCGCTCGCCAGGGCCAAGGGCGTGATGCTCACGGCCGAGGCGGCGGAGACCGTGCCGGTGGAGGCCGACGCCGGGGCGCTGGGACGGGCCCTCGGCAACCTCGTGGTCAACGCCATCCGGCACACGCCGTCGGATCGGACCGTGGTGTTGCGGGCCGGGGTGGACGAGGGGATGGCATGCCTGTCCGTGACGGACTGCTGCGGAGGGATCCCTGATGACGATCTGCCTCGGGTGTTCGAGGTGGCCTTCCGCGGGGAGGCGGCTCGGACTCCTACCGCCGACGGCGGCGCGGGGCTCGGGCTGGCGATCGCGCAGGGCATCGTGGAAGCGCACAACGGGGTGATCGGGGTGGTCAACGACGGGCCGGGGTGCCGGTTCGAGATCCGGCTTCCCCTGGTCAGCGGCTGA
- a CDS encoding STAS domain-containing protein, which translates to MELKVSTRSHAGCAVVAVTGEIDLYTAPHLQSEFTRLLQEGPSRVVIDMSAVDFCDSTGMNVLLSALKRMKEQGGTLEVAAPRPAVRKILQVTGLDSVFTVHDKVPEEFLIAEGS; encoded by the coding sequence GTGGAGCTCAAGGTCTCGACCAGATCACATGCCGGGTGCGCGGTAGTCGCGGTCACCGGGGAAATCGACCTCTATACGGCGCCTCACCTGCAGTCCGAGTTCACTCGGCTGCTGCAGGAGGGGCCCAGCAGAGTTGTCATCGACATGTCCGCCGTGGATTTCTGTGACTCCACGGGGATGAACGTGCTGCTTTCGGCGCTCAAGCGGATGAAGGAGCAGGGCGGGACACTGGAGGTGGCCGCGCCGCGTCCCGCCGTACGCAAGATTCTGCAGGTCACCGGGCTCGACTCGGTGTTCACCGTGCATGACAAGGTGCCGGAGGAGTTCCTCATCGCCGAGGGCTCATGA
- a CDS encoding glycosyltransferase family 2 protein codes for MIGDTAVIIPAANEADRIAATVKAAAALPGVDLVVVVDDGSRDQTGRVARAAGARVVRHSRNRGKAAAMETGAEAVRLLDEDATPRHLLFLDADLGETAAAAAPLIEPVRAGQADMTIAVFATRVKLGGHGLVVRLSREGIRRAVGLELAQPLNGQRCLTRAAFEAARPLAHGFGVETALTIDLVRKGYRVTEVEVDMAHRATGTDWRAQLHRAVQLRDVARALAIRDPLVTQNLHKLRTNR; via the coding sequence GTGATCGGTGACACCGCGGTCATCATCCCGGCCGCCAACGAAGCCGACCGCATCGCGGCCACCGTCAAGGCCGCTGCGGCCCTGCCCGGCGTGGACCTCGTCGTGGTCGTGGACGACGGGTCGCGCGACCAGACCGGCCGGGTGGCGCGCGCGGCGGGAGCCCGGGTGGTGCGGCACAGCCGCAACAGGGGCAAGGCCGCGGCGATGGAGACCGGAGCGGAGGCCGTACGCCTTCTGGACGAGGATGCCACCCCCCGTCACCTGCTGTTCCTCGACGCCGACCTGGGGGAGACCGCGGCTGCCGCGGCCCCGCTCATCGAGCCCGTACGCGCGGGTCAGGCCGACATGACCATCGCCGTCTTCGCGACCAGGGTGAAGCTCGGCGGCCATGGCCTGGTCGTACGCCTTTCCAGGGAGGGCATCCGCCGGGCCGTCGGCTTGGAGCTCGCCCAGCCGCTCAACGGCCAGCGCTGCCTGACCAGAGCCGCCTTCGAAGCGGCCCGGCCGCTGGCGCACGGGTTCGGCGTGGAGACCGCGCTGACGATTGACCTGGTGCGCAAGGGATATCGGGTGACGGAGGTCGAGGTGGACATGGCACATCGGGCTACCGGGACGGATTGGCGTGCGCAGCTCCACCGCGCGGTCCAACTCCGTGACGTGGCCCGCGCCCTGGCGATCCGGGACCCGCTGGTCACCCAAAACCTCCACAAACTTCGCACCAACCGCTGA
- a CDS encoding glycosyltransferase 87 family protein, which produces MTDGEVRVIRRQWWAWAWAVAALVVMAAVAPLVYTWLTNPDDQRLVDLDVYRTGGQMLLEGRRVYDYFTPAPQLLPFTYPPIAAMLAAVLAKMSWETAQWVWTAGIFVALAVTVWLSFREALNGPVVRKYVPWAFAALMIAGTYLMPIRDQVRFGQVDIMLVALCLADCVARRPWWPRGFLIGLATAVKLTPGVFLIYLLITKQWRTFFMASFVAGVLTLLPFAVIPQDASDFWFSALLDPERLGSNAATTNQSIRGMLIRLYMPELVTTAMWLGIVAVVGWYGFRGARDAYRAGDQLTAVALVGLMAVLLSPVAWIHHLAWVVVVLGAIVGDGRDPVRLRVAAGVWLYYVVPIPWWGVSLKAAEIPVVSLVLGKIVQNGFGLGALALVWMLVSWLPKRREIA; this is translated from the coding sequence GTGACAGATGGCGAGGTGCGGGTGATCCGGCGGCAGTGGTGGGCGTGGGCGTGGGCGGTCGCGGCGCTCGTCGTCATGGCGGCCGTGGCGCCGCTGGTGTACACGTGGCTCACCAACCCGGACGATCAACGGCTGGTCGACCTGGACGTTTACCGCACCGGCGGGCAGATGCTGCTCGAGGGGCGACGGGTCTACGACTACTTCACGCCCGCGCCGCAGCTGCTGCCGTTCACGTACCCGCCCATCGCCGCGATGCTGGCCGCGGTGCTGGCGAAGATGTCCTGGGAGACGGCCCAATGGGTGTGGACGGCCGGGATCTTCGTGGCGCTGGCCGTCACGGTGTGGTTGTCGTTCAGGGAGGCGCTGAACGGACCGGTGGTGCGGAAGTACGTGCCGTGGGCGTTCGCGGCGCTGATGATCGCCGGAACGTACCTGATGCCGATCAGGGACCAGGTGCGGTTCGGGCAGGTGGACATCATGCTCGTCGCGCTGTGCCTGGCCGACTGCGTGGCGAGGCGGCCGTGGTGGCCTCGGGGGTTCTTGATCGGGCTGGCCACGGCGGTGAAGCTGACACCCGGCGTCTTCCTGATCTATCTGCTGATCACCAAGCAGTGGCGCACGTTCTTCATGGCGTCGTTCGTGGCGGGCGTGCTCACGTTGTTGCCGTTCGCGGTGATCCCGCAGGACGCGTCCGACTTCTGGTTCTCGGCGCTGCTCGATCCCGAACGCCTCGGCTCGAACGCGGCCACCACCAACCAGTCGATCCGCGGCATGCTGATCCGCCTCTACATGCCGGAGCTGGTGACGACCGCGATGTGGCTCGGGATCGTGGCGGTGGTCGGCTGGTACGGCTTCCGCGGCGCCCGCGACGCGTACCGGGCGGGTGACCAGCTCACGGCGGTCGCGCTCGTCGGCCTGATGGCCGTGCTGCTCTCGCCCGTCGCCTGGATCCACCACCTGGCCTGGGTGGTCGTGGTGCTCGGTGCGATCGTCGGCGACGGGCGGGATCCGGTCAGGCTGCGGGTGGCGGCGGGGGTGTGGTTGTACTACGTGGTGCCGATTCCCTGGTGGGGGGTTTCGCTGAAGGCCGCCGAAATACCGGTGGTGAGCCTCGTGCTGGGGAAGATCGTCCAGAATGGGTTCGGGCTTGGGGCGTTGGCTCTGGTGTGGATGTTGGTGTCCTGGTTGCCGAAACGGCGCGAGATCGCTTGA
- a CDS encoding DUF4446 family protein, with translation MLVTAWVIVGVVAGVSGVVIGHLALRQARAAVEDCQRMLARQTSEGRGDLKAIRDVAVCRYDALSEMTGRLSFSIAMINGLGDGIVLTSINGRSETRTYVRPVVGGKGQQPLSPEEEEAVRAARLGLGPLIPSRASGPL, from the coding sequence GTGCTCGTTACCGCATGGGTCATCGTGGGCGTGGTCGCCGGGGTCAGCGGCGTCGTGATCGGTCATCTGGCGCTCCGGCAGGCCAGAGCCGCCGTGGAGGACTGCCAGCGGATGCTGGCCAGACAGACCAGCGAGGGCAGAGGCGATCTCAAGGCCATCAGAGACGTGGCCGTCTGCCGGTACGACGCGCTCTCCGAGATGACGGGGCGGCTGTCGTTCTCCATAGCGATGATCAATGGGCTGGGTGACGGGATCGTCCTGACCTCGATCAACGGCCGGAGCGAGACGCGCACATACGTGCGGCCGGTGGTGGGCGGGAAGGGGCAGCAGCCGCTGTCGCCGGAGGAGGAAGAGGCGGTGCGCGCGGCCCGGCTGGGGCTCGGCCCGTTGATCCCGTCCCGGGCGTCAGGCCCCCTCTGA
- the pheA gene encoding prephenate dehydratase encodes MPRLAYLGPEGTFTEEALRLLDPTAERLPCATVSAALNAARAGEADGAVVPLENSIEGAITTTLDEFAWGEPLLITAELLLPVQFSLLARPDTEIPHIKRVYTHPAAITQCRAFLARELPDAVVVAAPSTAAAAQEVSLPGSPYDAAIAARIAGEHYGLVELATDIGDRSDTVTRFVRVSRPGRLPEPTGSDRTTLVVFLADDHPGALLEMLTEFSVRGVNLTRIESRPTGDGIGRYFFHFDFEGHVADARVGEAISGLHRICGEVRFLGSYPRADGIAPQIKRGTADAEFAEAGEWLARIRAGQV; translated from the coding sequence ATGCCCAGACTCGCCTATCTCGGACCGGAAGGGACTTTCACCGAAGAGGCCCTGCGGCTCCTCGACCCCACCGCCGAGCGGCTGCCCTGCGCCACGGTCAGTGCCGCGCTCAACGCCGCCCGCGCGGGCGAGGCCGACGGGGCCGTGGTCCCGCTGGAAAACTCGATCGAGGGCGCGATCACCACGACGCTCGACGAGTTCGCCTGGGGCGAGCCGTTGCTGATCACGGCCGAGCTGCTGCTGCCCGTGCAGTTCTCGCTGCTGGCCCGGCCCGACACCGAGATCCCGCACATCAAGCGGGTCTACACGCATCCTGCGGCCATCACCCAGTGCCGCGCCTTCCTCGCCCGCGAGCTGCCCGACGCGGTCGTGGTGGCCGCGCCTTCGACGGCGGCCGCGGCGCAGGAGGTGTCGCTGCCGGGCTCCCCGTACGACGCCGCCATCGCCGCCCGCATCGCCGGCGAGCACTATGGGCTGGTCGAGCTGGCCACCGACATCGGCGACAGGTCGGACACCGTGACGAGGTTCGTCAGGGTGAGCCGTCCGGGACGGTTGCCCGAGCCGACCGGCTCCGACCGCACCACGCTCGTCGTTTTCCTGGCCGACGACCACCCCGGCGCGCTGCTGGAGATGCTGACCGAGTTCTCCGTGCGCGGGGTCAACCTGACGCGCATCGAGTCGCGGCCCACCGGCGACGGCATCGGGCGTTACTTCTTCCACTTCGACTTCGAGGGACACGTGGCCGATGCCCGGGTCGGCGAGGCGATCTCGGGGCTGCACCGCATTTGCGGCGAGGTGCGCTTCCTGGGCAGCTACCCGCGGGCCGACGGCATCGCGCCGCAGATCAAGCGGGGCACGGCCGACGCCGAGTTCGCCGAGGCAGGCGAGTGGCTCGCACGCATCCGCGCCGGGCAGGTCTGA
- the serS gene encoding serine--tRNA ligase — translation MIDLRTVREDPDRLRASQRARGEDDSVVDTLLDLDERRRAALTSFESLRAEQKSMGKSVSKAQGEEKAALLQRAKDLASQVKAAEAEAEKLGSELDELVQAVPNIVEEGAPPGGEDDYVVLETVGKPREFDFEPKDHLELGEALGAIDMERGAKVSGSRFFFLKGVGARLQLGLLNMAMQQAIEAGFTPMITPVLVKPETMQGTGFHVAHDKEIYRLPEDDLYLVGTSEVSLAGYHAQEIIDAGELPLRYAGWSSCFRREAGSYGKDTRGIIRVHQFDKVEMFSYVRPEDAHEEHQRLLAWEKEMLAKIEVPYRIIDTAAGDLGMSAARKFDCEAWIPTQGRYRELTSTSNCTEFQARRLGARYRDKDGKPRHLATLNGTLATTRWIVAILENHQQADGSVVVPEALRPYVGLDVLTPAK, via the coding sequence GTGATTGACCTGCGTACTGTTCGTGAGGATCCCGACCGGCTACGGGCGTCGCAGCGTGCCCGCGGTGAGGACGACTCCGTCGTCGACACGCTGCTCGACCTCGACGAGCGCCGCCGCGCCGCGCTGACCTCGTTCGAGTCTCTGCGCGCAGAGCAGAAGAGCATGGGCAAGTCGGTCTCCAAGGCACAGGGCGAGGAGAAGGCGGCGCTGCTCCAGCGCGCCAAGGATCTCGCGAGCCAGGTCAAGGCGGCCGAGGCGGAGGCGGAGAAGCTCGGGTCCGAGCTCGACGAGCTCGTCCAGGCGGTGCCCAACATCGTCGAGGAGGGCGCGCCGCCCGGTGGCGAGGACGACTACGTGGTGCTGGAGACGGTCGGCAAGCCGCGGGAGTTCGACTTCGAGCCCAAGGACCACCTGGAGCTCGGCGAGGCGCTCGGCGCCATCGACATGGAGCGGGGCGCCAAGGTTTCCGGCTCGCGGTTCTTCTTCCTCAAGGGCGTGGGTGCGCGCCTGCAGCTCGGCCTGCTCAACATGGCCATGCAGCAGGCGATCGAGGCCGGGTTCACGCCGATGATCACGCCGGTGCTCGTCAAGCCGGAGACCATGCAGGGCACGGGTTTCCACGTGGCCCACGACAAGGAGATCTACCGGCTGCCGGAGGACGACCTCTACCTGGTCGGCACCTCGGAGGTCTCGCTGGCCGGCTACCACGCCCAGGAGATCATCGACGCGGGCGAGCTGCCGCTGCGTTACGCGGGCTGGTCGTCGTGCTTCCGCCGCGAGGCGGGCTCGTACGGCAAGGACACCAGGGGCATCATCCGGGTCCACCAGTTCGACAAGGTCGAGATGTTCTCGTACGTGCGGCCGGAGGACGCCCACGAGGAGCACCAGCGCCTGCTCGCCTGGGAGAAGGAGATGCTGGCCAAGATCGAGGTGCCCTACCGGATCATCGACACGGCGGCGGGTGACCTCGGCATGTCGGCCGCCCGCAAGTTCGACTGCGAGGCCTGGATCCCCACCCAGGGCCGCTACCGGGAGCTGACCTCGACCTCCAACTGCACCGAGTTCCAGGCTCGCAGGCTCGGGGCTCGTTACCGCGACAAGGACGGCAAGCCGCGCCACCTGGCCACGCTCAACGGCACGCTCGCCACGACCCGCTGGATCGTGGCGATCCTCGAGAACCACCAGCAGGCCGACGGCTCCGTGGTGGTTCCCGAGGCGCTGCGTCCTTACGTGGGCCTCGACGTGCTCACTCCGGCCAAGTAG
- a CDS encoding cold-shock protein, with the protein MAQGTVKWFNAEKGFGFIAPDGGAPDVFVHFSEIVGSGYRSLEDGQRVEFEITQGQKGPQASQVRAV; encoded by the coding sequence ATGGCTCAGGGAACCGTCAAGTGGTTCAACGCCGAGAAGGGCTTCGGCTTCATCGCCCCGGACGGCGGTGCGCCGGACGTGTTCGTGCACTTCTCCGAGATCGTCGGCAGTGGCTACCGCAGCCTTGAAGACGGGCAGCGGGTCGAGTTCGAGATCACGCAGGGCCAGAAGGGGCCGCAGGCCTCACAGGTTCGCGCCGTCTGA
- a CDS encoding HAD family hydrolase has translation MATDLDGTALRPDGTVSPRTVAAFAKVEEAGAVLVFVTGRPPRWMAGVANAVRHRGLAICANGALIYDLHTERIVESHLITVDVLEEVVAQLRANVSDLVFSVEYEAGFAHESDFLLGGLDRKSAGAVCVDSVTSQPCAKLLAMHPHMGPDELQAVVQELVGHLVTATHSSVRGLIEMSAQGVTKATALAAFAAQHEIKSSQVIAFGDMPNDLPMLSWAGTSYAVANAHPDVLAAVDHVTAANDDDGVAQVLETLF, from the coding sequence GTGGCCACCGACCTCGACGGCACCGCGTTGCGTCCGGACGGAACCGTCTCTCCTCGCACGGTCGCGGCCTTCGCGAAGGTCGAGGAAGCGGGCGCTGTGCTGGTTTTCGTGACGGGTCGGCCGCCCCGGTGGATGGCCGGGGTGGCGAATGCGGTACGTCACCGCGGGCTCGCAATCTGTGCGAATGGGGCACTGATCTACGACCTGCATACCGAACGGATAGTGGAATCTCACCTCATCACGGTCGACGTACTCGAGGAAGTCGTCGCTCAGCTAAGAGCGAACGTGTCCGATCTCGTATTTTCGGTCGAGTATGAAGCCGGTTTTGCGCATGAGTCCGATTTCCTCCTCGGCGGTCTAGACCGCAAGAGCGCAGGAGCGGTGTGTGTCGATTCGGTGACGTCCCAGCCTTGCGCCAAGTTGCTGGCCATGCACCCGCACATGGGCCCGGACGAGCTGCAGGCGGTCGTTCAGGAGTTGGTCGGCCACCTGGTGACCGCCACGCACTCCAGCGTCAGGGGCCTGATCGAGATGAGCGCGCAGGGCGTGACGAAGGCGACGGCCCTGGCGGCGTTCGCCGCGCAGCACGAGATCAAGTCGTCGCAGGTCATCGCGTTCGGTGACATGCCGAACGACCTGCCCATGCTGAGCTGGGCAGGCACGTCGTACGCGGTCGCGAACGCGCACCCCGACGTGCTCGCGGCGGTCGATCATGTGACCGCCGCCAACGACGACGACGGGGTCGCGCAAGTCCTGGAGACGCTGTTCTGA
- a CDS encoding bacterial proteasome activator family protein — MNAEDNNTPHIVVVGPDFQGQGDSGEEDRSVTQLVEQPAKVMRIGSMIRQLLEEVRAAPLDEASRKRLKEIHASSIKELEDGLAPELVDELERLSLPFTDDNGTPPSEAELRIAHAQLVGWLEGLFHGIQTTLFAQQMAARAQLEQMRRALPGVPHTDEQGHRPPGGSGPYL, encoded by the coding sequence ATGAATGCTGAGGACAACAACACCCCCCACATAGTGGTGGTGGGCCCCGACTTCCAAGGTCAGGGCGATAGCGGCGAAGAGGACCGCTCGGTCACGCAGCTGGTCGAGCAGCCCGCCAAGGTGATGCGTATCGGCAGCATGATCAGGCAGCTCCTGGAGGAGGTCCGCGCGGCTCCCCTCGACGAGGCCAGCCGCAAGCGGCTGAAGGAGATCCACGCGTCCTCCATCAAGGAGCTCGAGGACGGCCTGGCGCCGGAGCTGGTCGACGAGCTGGAGCGGCTGTCGCTCCCGTTCACCGACGACAACGGCACGCCGCCGAGCGAGGCCGAGTTGCGCATCGCGCACGCCCAGTTGGTCGGCTGGCTCGAAGGGTTGTTCCACGGCATCCAGACCACGCTGTTCGCGCAGCAGATGGCCGCCCGTGCCCAGTTGGAGCAGATGCGCAGGGCGCTCCCCGGCGTGCCGCACACGGACGAGCAGGGGCATCGGCCGCCCGGCGGCTCGGGCCCCTACCTGTAG
- a CDS encoding NAD(P)H-quinone oxidoreductase yields MRAIEITEPGGPEVLAWHEVPEPRVERGDVLIDVAASAVNRADVLQRNGFYDPPPGTPPYPGLEVSGVVAEVGADVEQFKVGDEVCALLAGGGYAERVAVPWQQVLPVPDGVPLKVAAGLPEAACTVWSNVFMVGRLRRGETLLVHGGASGVGTFAVQLAKALGSHVVATVGTAEKAEQVRRLGADEVVNYREEDFAEKVKADVILDIMGARYLAGNVRALLTGGRLVIIGMQGGRKAELDIGALLAKRAAVHGTTLRARPVEEKGVIVRSVVDNVWPLVAAGAVRPVVYAEVPMSEAAEAHRMLDSGQHVGKILLVR; encoded by the coding sequence ATGCGAGCCATTGAGATCACCGAGCCCGGTGGGCCGGAGGTGCTGGCGTGGCACGAGGTGCCGGAGCCACGCGTCGAGCGCGGAGACGTGCTCATCGACGTGGCGGCCTCAGCGGTGAACCGCGCCGACGTCCTGCAACGCAACGGATTCTACGATCCTCCGCCCGGCACGCCCCCGTATCCGGGGCTCGAGGTCTCCGGAGTGGTGGCCGAGGTGGGCGCGGACGTCGAGCAGTTCAAGGTCGGGGACGAGGTGTGCGCGCTGCTCGCCGGCGGCGGTTACGCCGAGCGCGTAGCCGTGCCCTGGCAGCAGGTGCTGCCGGTGCCGGACGGCGTGCCGCTGAAGGTCGCCGCGGGGCTGCCGGAGGCGGCGTGCACCGTCTGGTCCAACGTGTTCATGGTCGGGCGGCTGCGCCGCGGCGAGACGCTGCTGGTGCACGGCGGTGCCAGCGGGGTGGGGACGTTCGCCGTGCAGCTGGCCAAGGCGCTCGGCTCGCACGTGGTCGCGACCGTCGGCACGGCGGAGAAGGCCGAGCAGGTCAGGCGGCTGGGCGCCGACGAGGTCGTCAACTACCGCGAGGAGGACTTCGCCGAAAAGGTCAAGGCCGACGTGATCCTCGACATCATGGGCGCCAGGTATCTCGCGGGCAACGTCCGGGCGCTGCTCACCGGCGGCCGGCTGGTGATCATCGGGATGCAGGGCGGGCGCAAGGCCGAGCTCGACATCGGCGCCCTGCTCGCCAAGCGCGCCGCCGTCCACGGCACCACGCTGCGCGCGCGGCCGGTGGAGGAGAAGGGCGTCATCGTAAGGAGCGTCGTGGACAACGTCTGGCCGCTGGTCGCGGCCGGCGCGGTGCGTCCGGTGGTATACGCCGAAGTTCCCATGTCCGAGGCAGCCGAAGCACACCGTATGTTGGATTCCGGACAGCACGTCGGCAAGATCCTGCTAGTACGGTGA